From Mobula birostris isolate sMobBir1 chromosome 8, sMobBir1.hap1, whole genome shotgun sequence, the proteins below share one genomic window:
- the LOC140202025 gene encoding histone H4 has protein sequence MSGRGKGGKGLGKGGAKRHRKVLRDNIQGITKPAIRRLARRGGVKRISGLIYEETRGVLKVFLENVIRDAVTYTEHAKRKTVTAMDVVYALKRQGRTLYGFGG, from the coding sequence ATgtctggcagagggaaaggaggcaaAGGACTCGGCAAAGGCGGAGCCAAGCGGCACCGTAAAGTGCTCCGTGACAACATCCAGGGCATCACCAAACCGGCCATCCGCCGTCTGGCTCGGCGTGGCGGCGTCAAGCGGATTTCGGGTCTGATCTATGAGGAGACCCGTGGGGTGCTGAAGGTTTTCCTGGAGAACGTGATCCGGGATGCGGTCACCTACACCGAGCACGCTAAGCGCAAGACTGTCACTGCTATGGATGTGGTGTACGCTCTGAAACGCCAAGGCCGCACTCTCTATGGCTTCGGCGGTTGA
- the LOC140201527 gene encoding histone H2B 1/2-like — MPEPKASKKGAKKAVSKAQAKGGKKRRRTRRETYSIYVYKVMKQVHPDTGISSKAMSIMNSFVNDIFERIAGEASRLAHYNKRSTITSREIQTAVRLLLPGELAKHAVSEGTKAVTKYTSSK; from the coding sequence ATGCCTGAACCGAAAGCTTCCAAGAAGGGCGCGAAGAAAGCCGTGTCCAAAGCGCAAGCCAAGGGCGGCAAGAAACGCAGGAGAACCAGGCGAGAGACTTACTCTATCTACGTCTACAAGGTAATGAAACAAGTTCATCCCGACACCGGCATCTCCTCGAAGGCCATGAGCATTATGAATTCGTTCGTGAACGATATTTTCGAGCGCATTGCGGGCGAGGCTTCCCGCCTGGCTCATTATAACAAACGCTCGACCATCACTTCTCGGGAGATCCAGACCGCCGTGCGCCTGTTGCTGCCCGGGGAGCTGGCCAAGCACGCCGTGTCAGAAGGGACAAAGGCGGTGACCAAGTACACCAGCTCCAAGTGA